From a region of the Paenibacillus sp. R14(2021) genome:
- a CDS encoding DNA-deoxyinosine glycosylase, whose protein sequence is MRVHSFPPIIDERAKVLVLGSMPGEASLALNQYYGNPRNHLWRVLYGLFGREPDEAYEARLAFAAEQGFALWDVIASCEREGSLDANIRAESPNDFPGLLAAYPGLRCLAFNGTKSHDTFKKYFGGRPEFAALAKLKLPSTSPIPTKFMRTTADRIEAWRVLLPYLK, encoded by the coding sequence ATGCGTGTTCACTCATTTCCACCGATCATCGACGAGCGGGCCAAGGTGCTGGTTCTCGGCAGCATGCCGGGCGAAGCATCTCTGGCCTTGAACCAATATTACGGGAATCCGCGCAATCATCTTTGGCGCGTGCTGTACGGTCTATTCGGCCGGGAACCGGACGAGGCTTACGAGGCGAGGCTGGCATTTGCGGCAGAGCAGGGATTTGCCTTATGGGATGTTATTGCATCCTGCGAGCGGGAGGGCAGCTTGGATGCCAATATCCGCGCGGAATCGCCCAATGATTTTCCGGGCTTGCTTGCGGCTTACCCGGGGCTGCGCTGCCTGGCGTTCAACGGAACGAAGTCGCACGACACGTTCAAGAAATATTTTGGCGGCCGTCCGGAGTTCGCGGCGCTTGCGAAGCTGAAGCTTCCTTCCACGAGCCCCATACCGACCAAATTCATGCGGACGACGGCTGACCGGATCGAAGCTTGGCGGGTGCTGCTTCCGTATTTGAAGTGA
- a CDS encoding CTP synthase has product MTKYIFVTGGVVSSLGKGITAASLGRLLKNRGLKVTIQKFDPYINVDPGTMSPYQHGEVFVTDDGAETDLDLGHYERFIDINLSKNSNVTTGKIYSTVITKERRGEYLGGTVQVIPHITNEIKDRVFRAGKETGSDVVITEIGGTVGDIESLPFLEAIRQIKSDIGRENVMYIHVTLIPYIKAAGEVKTKPTQHSVKELRSIGIQPNVIVCRTEYPLAEDMKRKIALFCDIDANAVIECRDASTLYEVPLNLQAEGLDEIVVNHLKLTTTPPDMTAWEDLVRRVKQLSRTTEIAIVGKYVALHDAYLSIVESLSHAGFDADADVKIRWVNAEELTEQNVADKLQGVNGILVPGGFGDRGIEGKITAIRHAREHNVPFFGICLGMQVAVIEYARHVTGLKDANSSEINPLTPYPVIDLLPEQKDIEDMGGTMRLGLYPCKLTPGSLAAREYGDELVYERHRHRYEFNNEYRETIESAGLRITGTSPDGRLVEMVEHPEHPWFLAVQFHPEFTSRPNRPQPLFRGFVRAALQAAEGK; this is encoded by the coding sequence GTGACTAAATACATTTTCGTAACAGGCGGTGTTGTTTCGTCGCTTGGCAAAGGCATCACGGCAGCTTCGCTCGGGCGTTTGCTCAAGAACCGCGGTCTTAAAGTGACCATTCAGAAATTCGATCCTTACATTAACGTTGACCCGGGAACGATGAGTCCTTATCAGCACGGCGAAGTGTTCGTCACCGACGACGGCGCGGAAACGGATTTGGATTTGGGCCACTATGAGCGTTTCATCGACATCAATCTCTCGAAGAATAGCAATGTTACGACAGGGAAAATCTATTCGACGGTTATTACCAAAGAGCGCCGCGGCGAATACTTAGGCGGTACCGTGCAAGTTATCCCGCATATTACGAACGAAATCAAGGACCGCGTATTCCGCGCCGGCAAAGAAACCGGCTCCGATGTCGTCATCACCGAGATCGGCGGAACCGTGGGCGATATCGAGAGTCTTCCTTTCCTGGAAGCGATTCGTCAGATTAAGAGCGATATCGGGCGCGAGAATGTCATGTACATCCACGTTACCCTCATTCCATATATTAAAGCAGCCGGCGAGGTGAAGACCAAGCCGACGCAGCACAGTGTGAAGGAGCTTCGCAGCATCGGCATTCAGCCGAACGTCATCGTTTGCCGTACGGAATATCCGCTTGCCGAAGACATGAAGCGCAAGATCGCGCTGTTCTGCGACATCGATGCGAACGCAGTTATCGAGTGCCGCGATGCTTCCACGCTGTACGAAGTACCGCTGAACCTGCAGGCGGAAGGGCTTGACGAGATCGTCGTCAACCATTTGAAGCTGACCACGACGCCGCCGGATATGACGGCTTGGGAAGACCTTGTGCGCCGCGTGAAGCAGCTTAGCCGCACGACTGAAATAGCGATCGTAGGAAAGTACGTCGCGCTTCATGATGCATACCTCAGTATCGTCGAATCCTTAAGCCATGCCGGTTTCGATGCGGATGCAGACGTGAAGATCCGCTGGGTAAACGCGGAAGAGTTGACCGAGCAGAACGTGGCTGATAAATTGCAGGGCGTTAACGGCATTCTGGTTCCGGGCGGTTTCGGAGACCGCGGAATCGAAGGCAAGATCACTGCGATCCGCCATGCGCGCGAGCACAACGTTCCGTTCTTCGGCATCTGTCTCGGCATGCAAGTGGCCGTGATCGAATACGCCCGTCACGTAACGGGGCTGAAGGATGCGAACAGCTCCGAGATCAACCCGCTCACGCCTTACCCAGTCATCGACCTGCTGCCTGAGCAGAAGGATATCGAAGATATGGGCGGCACGATGCGCCTCGGCTTGTACCCTTGCAAATTAACGCCGGGATCGCTGGCTGCGCGTGAATATGGCGATGAGCTTGTGTACGAGCGTCACCGTCACCGGTACGAATTCAATAACGAATACCGCGAGACGATCGAATCCGCGGGTCTGCGTATTACGGGCACGTCGCCGGACGGCCGTCTTGTTGAAATGGTGGAGCATCCGGAGCATCCGTGGTTCCTTGCCGTTCAATTCCATCCGGAGTTCACATCGCGTCCGAATCGTCCGCAGCCGCTGTTCCGCGGATTTGTCCGCGCGGCGCTGCAGGCAGCAGAAGGTAAGTAA
- a CDS encoding S8 family peptidase: MDRSAILRLLHNALSLAAPVEKRRIVRFQQQSDYERFLLEWSNFEKPDEGRFDAIRHLPSIKAFSLPVSNQLLAAAPCEGLWIENDPHVSVHASVHKPAARERGIPWGVQEIKAPLAWSTTTGHRVKIGVIDTGVDFSHPDLKQSLGRGINLLSRGTLPHDDNGHGTHIAGTIAAANQVHGMIGVAPRATVYPVKAFDQNGSAFVSDIVLGIDWCVRNNMDIVNMSFGMKTRSKSLLTAVTNAFNAGVIIVASSGNDGKRKSIDYPARYPQTIAVGATNRVRRIAPFSNRGLHIDVYAPGDKILSSWLRGKYNEMSGTSMATSHVSGAIALLLAYRPGLTPTEIKAVVKRSMLPLRGTKAPRLTGELDVMRMLQAGER; encoded by the coding sequence TTGGACAGATCTGCAATTCTCCGCCTCTTGCACAACGCGCTGTCACTCGCCGCACCGGTCGAAAAGCGGCGAATTGTCCGATTTCAGCAGCAGAGCGATTACGAACGCTTCCTTCTCGAGTGGTCGAACTTCGAAAAACCGGACGAAGGCAGATTCGATGCCATTCGCCATTTACCCTCCATAAAAGCTTTCTCCCTGCCTGTATCCAATCAACTGCTGGCAGCCGCCCCCTGCGAGGGACTATGGATCGAAAACGATCCTCACGTCTCCGTCCACGCTTCCGTGCATAAGCCGGCAGCGCGGGAGAGGGGCATCCCCTGGGGCGTGCAGGAAATCAAAGCCCCGCTGGCCTGGAGCACCACGACAGGGCACCGGGTCAAGATCGGCGTCATCGATACCGGCGTCGATTTCAGCCATCCCGATCTGAAACAATCGCTCGGGCGGGGCATCAACCTGCTCAGCCGCGGCACGCTGCCGCATGACGACAACGGCCACGGCACGCATATCGCCGGCACGATCGCCGCCGCCAACCAGGTGCACGGCATGATTGGCGTTGCGCCGCGTGCGACCGTGTATCCCGTCAAAGCCTTCGATCAGAACGGCAGCGCCTTCGTATCCGATATTGTACTCGGCATCGACTGGTGCGTGCGGAACAACATGGATATCGTCAACATGAGCTTCGGCATGAAAACGCGCAGCAAATCGCTGCTTACCGCCGTGACGAACGCATTCAATGCCGGCGTTATTATCGTGGCATCCTCCGGCAACGACGGGAAACGCAAATCCATCGATTACCCTGCCCGGTATCCGCAGACGATAGCGGTTGGCGCGACGAACCGTGTTCGCCGCATTGCACCGTTCAGCAACCGCGGGCTTCATATCGACGTGTATGCACCTGGCGATAAGATCCTATCCTCTTGGCTGCGCGGCAAATATAACGAAATGAGCGGCACGTCCATGGCCACCTCGCATGTCAGCGGCGCCATTGCACTGCTGCTCGCATACCGGCCCGGGCTGACTCCGACGGAAATCAAGGCCGTCGTCAAACGGTCCATGCTGCCCCTAAGGGGCACGAAAGCCCCCCGGCTGACCGGGGAGCTTGATGTGATGCGTATGCTGCAAGCCGGGGAACGGTAG
- the speB gene encoding agmatinase — MKLDQKYSGNVFILSSEDYNKSKAVIYGMPMDFTVSFRPGSRFGPPRIREVSIGLEEYSPYLDRSLEDIDYFDAGDLLLPFGNAARSLDIIGEFVGGVLADGKMPVGLGGEHLCSWPIFQEVYKKYPDMAIIHFDAHADLRESYEGEPLSHSTPLRKAANLIGGKNVYQFGIRSGSREEWQFARENINFHPFEVLEPLKKVLPELAGRPVYLTIDIDVLDPSAAPGTGTAEAGGITSKELIDAVHAIARSGVNVIGCDLVEVAPAYDPTEQTQIVAAKVIREMLLGFIK; from the coding sequence ATGAAACTCGACCAAAAATATTCCGGCAACGTGTTTATCCTGAGCTCGGAAGACTACAACAAGTCTAAAGCGGTCATCTACGGCATGCCGATGGACTTTACCGTATCGTTCCGTCCGGGCTCGCGCTTCGGCCCGCCGCGCATCCGCGAGGTGTCGATCGGCCTGGAAGAATACAGCCCTTATCTTGACCGCAGCCTAGAAGACATCGATTATTTCGACGCAGGCGATCTGCTGCTGCCATTCGGCAACGCGGCGCGCTCGCTCGACATTATCGGCGAATTCGTAGGCGGTGTGCTGGCGGACGGCAAGATGCCTGTCGGCCTTGGCGGCGAGCATCTCTGCTCGTGGCCGATTTTCCAAGAGGTATACAAGAAATATCCGGACATGGCGATCATCCATTTTGACGCTCATGCGGACCTGCGTGAATCGTACGAAGGCGAGCCGCTCTCGCACTCGACGCCTCTGCGCAAAGCAGCTAACCTGATCGGCGGCAAGAACGTGTACCAGTTCGGCATCCGCTCAGGTTCCCGCGAAGAGTGGCAGTTTGCCCGCGAGAACATCAATTTCCACCCGTTCGAGGTGCTGGAGCCGCTGAAGAAGGTGCTGCCTGAGCTGGCTGGCCGTCCGGTTTACCTGACGATCGATATCGACGTCCTGGATCCGTCCGCTGCGCCGGGCACGGGCACGGCGGAAGCCGGCGGCATCACGTCGAAGGAATTGATCGATGCGGTTCACGCGATCGCGCGTTCCGGCGTCAATGTTATCGGCTGCGATCTTGTTGAAGTCGCGCCTGCCTACGACCCGACGGAACAAACGCAGATCGTCGCGGCGAAGGTCATCCGCGAAATGCTGCTCGGTTTTATTAAGTAA
- the argS gene encoding arginine--tRNA ligase: MKLNVIEQLHQQVKDALADAVVAAGLAAREELPVFVLEVPKEKAHGDLATNAAMQLTKLAKKNPRQIAEAIIAHLDTAKASIQSAEIAGPGFINFRIDRGYLYPVIGQAAEQGADYGRIGVGEGQTVQVEFVSANPTGSLHLGHARGAAVGDVLCNVLDFAGYKVTREYYINDAGKQVANLALSIEARYKQALGLEAEMPEDGYHGEDIVGFAKALAASEGDRLLSLPEEERFTFFRDYGLERELNKIKRDLGEFRVAFDVWYSETSLYQTGQVEQALAALRERGQVYEEEGATWLNTMAYGDDKNRVLVKNDGSYTYLTPDIAYHRDKFGRGFDKMINIWGADHHGYIPRVKAAMEALGNDPQKLVVLIAQMVSLFQNGEKVKMSKRTGKAVTMEDLMEEVGIDAIRYFFSMRSMDSHLDFDMDLAISTSNENPVFYVQYAHARICSIFRQAEEQGITVLPLAEIDLSKLTSEHEFDLLRKIGELPQEIAEAAAQYAPHRLIRYVYELASLFHSYYRADRVITEDAAQTQARFALLGAARIAIANVLRLVGVSAPERM, translated from the coding sequence ATGAAACTCAATGTGATTGAACAGCTTCACCAGCAAGTGAAAGACGCGCTCGCTGATGCGGTCGTGGCGGCAGGTCTTGCTGCGCGCGAGGAGCTTCCGGTATTCGTGCTGGAAGTGCCGAAGGAGAAGGCGCACGGCGATCTCGCGACGAATGCGGCGATGCAGCTGACCAAGCTGGCGAAGAAGAATCCGCGTCAGATCGCGGAAGCGATTATCGCGCATCTGGATACGGCCAAGGCCTCCATCCAAAGTGCGGAAATCGCCGGTCCCGGCTTTATCAACTTCCGCATTGACCGCGGCTATCTGTACCCGGTCATCGGCCAAGCGGCTGAGCAGGGCGCCGATTATGGACGTATCGGCGTCGGTGAGGGACAGACCGTTCAAGTCGAATTCGTCAGCGCGAACCCGACGGGCAGCCTGCACCTTGGTCACGCGCGCGGCGCGGCTGTAGGCGACGTGCTCTGCAACGTGCTCGATTTCGCGGGCTACAAGGTTACCCGCGAATACTATATTAATGACGCCGGCAAGCAGGTAGCGAATTTGGCGTTGTCGATCGAAGCGCGCTACAAGCAGGCGCTGGGACTAGAAGCCGAGATGCCGGAGGACGGCTACCACGGCGAGGATATCGTTGGCTTCGCCAAGGCGCTGGCGGCTTCCGAAGGCGACCGCCTGCTCTCGCTGCCCGAGGAGGAGCGTTTCACTTTCTTCCGCGATTACGGCCTGGAGCGGGAGCTGAACAAGATCAAGCGCGATCTCGGCGAGTTCCGCGTAGCGTTCGACGTTTGGTACAGCGAAACTTCGCTCTATCAGACCGGCCAAGTGGAGCAGGCGCTTGCCGCGCTTCGCGAGCGCGGCCAAGTCTATGAGGAAGAAGGCGCAACATGGCTGAACACGATGGCTTACGGCGACGACAAGAACCGCGTTCTCGTGAAGAATGACGGCTCGTACACGTATTTGACGCCGGACATCGCCTACCACCGCGACAAATTTGGCCGGGGCTTCGACAAAATGATCAACATCTGGGGCGCCGACCATCACGGCTACATTCCCCGCGTGAAAGCGGCGATGGAGGCGCTTGGCAACGATCCGCAGAAGCTGGTCGTGCTTATTGCGCAAATGGTCAGCTTGTTCCAGAACGGCGAGAAGGTCAAAATGTCCAAACGGACCGGTAAAGCGGTCACGATGGAGGATCTCATGGAAGAGGTCGGCATCGACGCCATCCGTTACTTCTTCAGCATGCGCAGTATGGATTCCCATCTGGATTTCGATATGGATCTCGCGATCTCGACTTCTAACGAGAATCCGGTGTTCTACGTCCAGTACGCACATGCACGGATCTGCAGCATCTTCCGCCAGGCGGAGGAGCAGGGAATAACAGTGCTGCCGCTTGCGGAAATCGATCTCAGCAAGCTGACCTCGGAGCATGAGTTCGATTTGCTCCGCAAAATCGGCGAGCTGCCGCAGGAAATCGCGGAAGCCGCGGCGCAGTATGCGCCGCACCGCTTGATTCGCTATGTATATGAGCTGGCATCGTTGTTCCACAGCTACTACCGCGCCGACCGTGTCATCACCGAGGATGCGGCGCAAACCCAGGCGCGCTTCGCGCTGCTCGGCGCCGCAAGGATTGCGATCGCCAACGTGCTGCGGCTCGTCGGCGTCTCCGCGCCGGAGCGCATGTAG
- the fba gene encoding class II fructose-1,6-bisphosphate aldolase, translated as MPLVSMNEFLPKAKAGKFAVGQFNMNNLEFAQAITDAAIAEKSPFIFGVSEGALKYMGIEYTVAIAQAAAKKSGLPIALHLDHGSSFEVAMKCIRAGFSSVMFDGSHYSLEENIAITKEVVKAAHAMGVSVEGELGTIGGVEDDISVDEENASLAKPEEAIRFYEETGVDCLAIAVGTAHGMYKGEPKIHYDIIQKVTDAIPVPVVLHGGSGVPDEAIRLSVAAGVGKINVNTENQVAMTKTIREVLAASDSVYDPRKYLVPARAAMQAVVQEKIRLFGSSNQA; from the coding sequence ATGCCACTCGTTTCAATGAATGAATTCCTGCCGAAAGCCAAAGCAGGCAAATTTGCGGTAGGCCAATTCAACATGAACAACCTGGAGTTCGCGCAAGCGATCACAGACGCTGCAATCGCAGAGAAATCGCCGTTTATTTTCGGCGTATCTGAAGGCGCCCTGAAATATATGGGGATCGAGTATACTGTTGCAATCGCTCAAGCGGCTGCGAAGAAATCCGGTCTGCCGATCGCGCTTCACCTGGACCACGGCAGCAGCTTTGAAGTTGCAATGAAATGTATCCGTGCGGGTTTCTCGTCCGTTATGTTTGACGGTTCCCACTACTCGCTCGAAGAGAACATCGCGATTACGAAAGAAGTCGTAAAAGCAGCTCATGCGATGGGCGTATCCGTTGAAGGCGAGCTTGGCACAATCGGCGGCGTTGAGGATGACATCAGCGTTGACGAAGAGAATGCTTCTCTTGCAAAACCTGAAGAGGCGATCCGTTTCTACGAAGAAACAGGCGTAGACTGCCTGGCAATCGCAGTAGGTACGGCTCACGGTATGTATAAAGGCGAGCCTAAAATCCATTATGATATTATTCAAAAAGTAACCGACGCTATTCCAGTTCCTGTCGTATTGCACGGCGGTTCCGGCGTACCGGACGAAGCAATCCGTTTGTCCGTTGCAGCAGGCGTGGGTAAAATCAACGTGAACACAGAGAACCAAGTTGCTATGACGAAAACGATTCGTGAAGTGCTTGCGGCCAGCGACTCCGTTTACGATCCGCGTAAATACCTGGTTCCTGCACGCGCAGCTATGCAAGCCGTAGTACAAGAGAAAATCCGTTTGTTCGGCAGCAGCAACCAAGCTTAA
- a CDS encoding response regulator, with amino-acid sequence MENKKVLIVDDQNGIRILLMEVFSSEGYITFQAPNGKLALEIVKNESPDLVLLDMKIPGMDGLEILKHVKAINKEIKVIMMTAYGELDMIKEATDHGALMHFTKPFDIDEMRMAVNQQLRGGESGGWYAVGS; translated from the coding sequence TTGGAAAACAAGAAAGTCTTGATAGTCGATGATCAGAATGGTATCCGTATTTTGCTGATGGAAGTGTTCAGCAGCGAAGGGTACATCACGTTTCAGGCGCCGAACGGCAAGCTTGCACTGGAAATCGTGAAGAATGAATCGCCTGACCTGGTTCTGCTTGATATGAAGATTCCAGGCATGGACGGTCTTGAAATTTTGAAGCATGTCAAGGCGATCAACAAAGAGATTAAAGTCATCATGATGACCGCTTACGGTGAACTTGACATGATAAAAGAAGCGACTGATCACGGCGCGCTCATGCATTTCACGAAACCATTCGACATCGACGAGATGCGGATGGCCGTGAATCAACAGCTGCGCGGCGGAGAATCAGGCGGATGGTATGCGGTGGGATCCTAG
- the argS gene encoding arginine--tRNA ligase, translating to MLLQWAAVQLTDHLAMPHEEIASLLEIPPNPELGDAAFPCFTLARTLKRAPAAIAEELAAAVTAGGGAIRAEAKGAYLNLFFQRETWAPKLLSPVLLPDFGYSQQGAGTRVIMDMSSPNIAKPFGVGHLRSTMIGNALANIYRSQGYDVVTVNHIGDWGTQFGKLMEAYARWGDEEKLKAAPIRESLQLYVRFHEEAEQDPSLEENARRWFWKLENGDAEAKRLWQYFVSFSMEEFDRVYARLGVEFDYTLGESFYNDKMGAVVDLLKADRLLVESDGAQVVRLEEEGLPPCLILKSDGTTIYPTRDLATALYRRNEMGGDLLLYVVGGEQRLHFQQVFAVLSRMDEESAAQCRHVAFGLMKFEGRKMSTRRGQVIFLDEVLDEAVSKAAAIIAEKNPDLESAQDTAEAVGIGAIVFGDLKHNRMLEVDFSLDEALRFEGETGPYVQYTAARAFKLLERGGLSLAEAESRSLSGAVDTASLQHYLAGAAAWESLKQLASYPEAVLEALRQNEPAVVARFLLDASKRFNRFYHQERIITDNKEETDAKLLLAAAVAGVLRSGLSLLGLRTPTQI from the coding sequence CTGTTATTGCAATGGGCGGCGGTACAGCTAACAGACCATTTGGCCATGCCGCATGAGGAAATTGCTTCGCTGCTGGAGATCCCGCCGAATCCTGAGCTCGGCGATGCCGCGTTTCCTTGCTTTACGCTCGCGCGCACGCTCAAACGCGCACCGGCAGCGATAGCCGAGGAGCTCGCCGCAGCCGTAACCGCCGGCGGCGGCGCCATCCGCGCGGAAGCCAAGGGGGCGTATCTGAATCTGTTCTTCCAGCGCGAGACTTGGGCGCCTAAGCTGCTATCGCCCGTGCTGCTCCCCGATTTTGGCTATTCGCAGCAAGGTGCGGGTACGCGCGTCATCATGGATATGTCCTCCCCCAATATCGCGAAGCCGTTCGGCGTGGGGCATCTGCGTTCCACGATGATCGGCAATGCGCTAGCCAATATTTATCGCTCGCAGGGTTATGACGTCGTGACGGTGAACCATATCGGCGACTGGGGGACACAGTTCGGCAAGCTGATGGAGGCATACGCGCGCTGGGGCGACGAGGAGAAACTGAAAGCAGCGCCAATCCGGGAAAGCCTCCAGCTTTACGTTCGTTTCCATGAGGAAGCGGAGCAGGATCCCTCCCTGGAAGAGAACGCGCGCCGCTGGTTCTGGAAGCTCGAGAACGGGGACGCGGAAGCGAAGCGCTTGTGGCAGTATTTCGTTTCGTTCAGCATGGAAGAGTTTGACCGCGTCTACGCCCGTCTCGGCGTGGAGTTCGACTACACGCTGGGTGAAAGCTTCTATAATGATAAGATGGGTGCTGTTGTCGACCTGCTGAAGGCGGACCGGCTGCTAGTGGAGAGCGACGGCGCGCAGGTGGTTCGGTTGGAGGAGGAAGGGCTGCCGCCATGTCTAATTCTCAAATCAGATGGCACGACGATCTATCCGACACGCGATTTGGCCACTGCACTCTACCGCAGGAACGAAATGGGCGGAGACCTGCTGTTGTACGTGGTCGGCGGCGAACAGAGGCTGCATTTTCAGCAAGTATTCGCCGTGCTGTCGCGTATGGACGAGGAGAGCGCCGCGCAGTGCCGGCATGTCGCCTTCGGGCTTATGAAATTCGAAGGACGCAAAATGTCGACCCGCAGAGGGCAGGTTATTTTCCTCGACGAGGTGCTCGATGAAGCCGTCTCCAAGGCAGCGGCCATTATCGCGGAGAAGAATCCCGATCTGGAAAGCGCGCAGGACACGGCGGAGGCTGTCGGTATCGGGGCGATCGTATTCGGTGATTTGAAGCATAACCGGATGCTGGAGGTGGACTTCTCGCTGGATGAGGCGCTTCGTTTCGAAGGGGAGACCGGTCCGTACGTGCAATATACGGCGGCCAGGGCGTTCAAGCTCCTGGAACGCGGCGGACTTTCCTTGGCCGAAGCGGAGTCGCGCAGCCTCTCCGGCGCGGTGGACACGGCTTCGCTGCAGCACTATCTGGCCGGCGCGGCGGCATGGGAGTCTCTCAAGCAGCTTGCCTCGTACCCCGAAGCGGTGCTGGAGGCGCTGCGTCAGAACGAGCCAGCCGTCGTTGCGCGGTTCCTCCTGGATGCGTCCAAGCGCTTCAACCGTTTCTATCATCAGGAACGGATCATTACGGACAATAAGGAAGAGACGGATGCGAAGCTGCTGCTTGCCGCAGCCGTGGCGGGCGTGCTCCGTTCAGGGCTTTCGCTGCTTGGCCTGCGGACGCCGACCCAAATTTGA
- a CDS encoding DUF1934 domain-containing protein, producing the protein MNDKAKVKITLESNIDGEVEKNVFSGEWYRKGSTVYLKYEELEEGGSEVRTLVRWRDGELSVTRRGDVESQQIFAAGVRRGGQYASQHASFYLETETSLLWAQFGDMAKAEPIEEPLLPHLPMLLEWHYRLLVDDEPTGEFVIRLRAEEA; encoded by the coding sequence ATGAATGATAAAGCTAAAGTAAAGATTACGCTCGAGAGCAATATTGACGGCGAAGTGGAGAAGAACGTATTCAGCGGTGAGTGGTACCGCAAGGGCAGTACAGTCTACCTCAAGTATGAGGAGCTCGAAGAGGGCGGCAGCGAGGTGCGGACGCTGGTTCGCTGGCGTGACGGCGAGCTGAGCGTCACGCGGCGCGGCGACGTGGAATCCCAGCAAATTTTCGCGGCAGGCGTCCGGCGGGGCGGGCAGTATGCATCCCAGCATGCTTCCTTTTATTTGGAGACCGAGACGAGCCTGCTCTGGGCGCAGTTCGGCGATATGGCGAAGGCAGAGCCGATTGAAGAGCCGCTGCTCCCGCATTTGCCGATGCTGCTGGAGTGGCATTACCGGCTGCTCGTCGACGACGAGCCGACAGGGGAATTCGTGATCCGGCTTCGGGCGGAAGAAGCGTAA
- the rpoE gene encoding DNA-directed RNA polymerase subunit delta — MSSEIVLKIDPERLKEMPMVDLAFELLKAANTPFYYRDIMMEIAKIRGLSQEQINQVIAQVYTEINIDGRFACVGSNMWGLKRWYPVERNEDPVGNAKRSRIINDEEDDDDVYTDEEEETYASEDDDFDSYDEDQEIFDEAEAEEEVDEEVVIDDEEIEEDGIEGEVDGEEADDAEDEEEDFEDDDAEADK; from the coding sequence ATGAGCAGCGAGATCGTCTTGAAGATCGATCCAGAGCGCTTGAAGGAAATGCCGATGGTCGACCTGGCATTTGAATTGCTTAAGGCGGCGAATACGCCGTTTTACTATCGTGACATCATGATGGAAATTGCAAAAATTCGGGGCTTGTCCCAAGAACAAATCAACCAAGTGATTGCGCAAGTATATACAGAAATCAACATCGACGGACGTTTCGCGTGCGTCGGAAGCAATATGTGGGGATTGAAGCGCTGGTATCCGGTTGAGCGCAACGAGGATCCAGTCGGCAACGCGAAGCGTTCGCGGATTATTAACGACGAAGAAGACGACGACGACGTCTATACGGACGAAGAAGAAGAAACCTACGCGTCGGAAGATGACGATTTCGATTCCTATGATGAAGACCAAGAGATTTTCGACGAAGCGGAAGCGGAAGAGGAAGTTGACGAAGAGGTCGTTATCGACGACGAAGAAATCGAAGAAGACGGCATAGAAGGCGAAGTTGACGGAGAAGAAGCCGACGACGCCGAGGACGAAGAAGAAGATTTCGAGGATGACGACGCTGAGGCTGACAAGTAA